A window from Zingiber officinale cultivar Zhangliang chromosome 7A, Zo_v1.1, whole genome shotgun sequence encodes these proteins:
- the LOC122001874 gene encoding stress response protein NST1-like: protein MCILCVVPRWSRRIATLLPWLLIPVLFFWGMSPFLPPGLRFEITSPRIACLCILVVTLIWYKGVVPMLNYWQACRTAREQERQRALAIKMQQLLKTATRRCRNCHTTYRDQNPAGGRFMCSYCGHVSKRPVLDIPRSVGSSWFSKFMGNYRWLWSHDSQAQRNINVRWLCRLIFRHRSREDGSNTDRKGVLYRRGDNGGNLQENRCEKMKRKAEEKRQAKLEREMLEEEERKQREEVAKLVEERRKLRDENVKAERETSNSSVPDGERDNRKQADKKRDERRKDKDRGSSKSNSDVEDLEKRASWATERKHEFHKKTDNERQDSMGSTILISKSHTMEASHGNKVTASKTKYSSHITGNSPSSARSFGSSILFGRNMQNPTSSVTKPIKQVAGFMNPSSKNARDFQGAGDVIVNAMSSGNSGVTKSNLNQPMNSYVQPRQSTLKKPWHQLFTHSAPVSTNSESTNLICQNNHGQVEAQNMDLKDQTLIPNSSYDNSVNFVQPLPFNSMTSPNGVFNSTLFTNIKDSAQSFISDEAEIYEDPCYVPDMISLLGPVSEELDNFPLDARSNFLDDNMAEPHVLKNASASVNISKPSPIECPISRFQNSEEKQNAFGPVSCTLKYQEPLMVNVDESQGMWQMWETPQSQNTMGLLGGPSSWLLAMGQQNLKQDDIPNPLLNNTLLSQSMKGNPALLRTKPPLPVHDGVLQNEITYGAYSAGMNGSNPWIKTSPLQSLPSDGVNLFLPPNLIDNMQHVDTTEVSPNKSGSDYSILSSVDWVRPHPVGTKEWPHSQKSEISHLGKANTESQPSFRLKETLYTVNETMFPNAYDLTSHEDI, encoded by the exons ATGTGTATACTTTGTGTGGTTCCGAGGTGGTCGCGAAGGATTGCCACCTTGTTGCCTTGGCTTCTGATACCGGTTCTCTTTTTTTGGGGCATGTCGCCGTTCCTCCCTCCGGGGCTCCGCTTCGAGATCACTTCTCCTCGGATCGCTTGCCTTTGCATCCTCGTCGTGACCCTCATCTGGTACAAGGGAGTGGTGCCTATGCTGAATTATTGGCAGGCCTGTCGGACAGCTCGTGAACAGGAGCGGCAGCGTGCGCTTGCAATCAAAATGCAACAGCTTTTGAAGACTGCCACCCGCCGATGCCGGAATTGTCACACCACTTACAGAGACCAGAATCCTGCTGGAGGCCGGTTCATGTGCTCATACTGTGGTCATGTTTCTAAAAGGCCCGTCTTGGATATTCCACGTTCAGTTGGGAGCTCATGGTTCAGTAAGTTTATGGGGAATTATAGATGGTTATGGAGTCATGATTCGCAAGCCCAGAGAAACATCAA TGTTAGATGGCTTTGTAGATTGATTTTCAGACATAGATCAAGAGAAGATGGTTCTAACACAGACCGTAAAGGGGTGCTATATAGGAGAGGGGATAATGGAGGAAACCTGCAGGAAAACAGGTGTGAGAAAATGAAAAGGAAAGCTGAAGAGAAACGTCAGGCCAAGTTGGAAAGAGAGATgctggaagaggaagagaggaagcaaAGAGAAGAGGTTGCGAAGTTggtagaagaaagaagaaaattaagAGATGAGAACGTGAAGGCTGAGAGAGAAACTTCGAATAGCTCTGTTCCTGATGGTGAAAGGGACAATAGGAAGCAAGCAGATAAAAAAAGAGATGAGAGAAGAAAGGACAAGGATAGGGGATCTAGTAAAAGCAATTCTGATGTTGAGGATTTAGAGAAGCGAGCGAGCTGGGCTACTGAGAGAAAACATGAGTTCCACAAGAAGACTGACAATGAGAGACAGGATTCAATGGGAAGCACAATATTGATATCAAAATCACACACCATGGAAGCTTCACATGGAAATAAGGTGACAGCAAGTAAAACAAAATACTCTAGTCATATAACTGGCAATTCTCCATCTTCTGCAAGAAGTTTTGGCAGTTCCATACTTTTTGGGAGAAATATGCAGAACCCAACTAGTTCTGTAACTAAACCAATCAAACAAGTTGCAGGCTTCATGAATCCTTCTTCCAAAAATGCAAGAGATTTTCAAGGTGCTGGAGATGTAATTGTTAATGCTATGTCAAGTGGAAATAGTGGAGTTACAAAGAGCAATCTTAATCAGCCT atgaattcttatgtGCAACCACGTCAATCTACTTTAAAGAAACCATGGCATCAACTATTTACCCATTCAGCTCCTGTTTCCACAAACTCTGAGTCAACTAATCTGATATGTCAAAACAATCATGGTCAAGTAGAAGCTCAGAATATGGACTTAAAGGATCAAACATTGATTCCTAACAGTTCTTATGATAATTCAGTTAATTTTGTGCAACCATTGCCTTTCAATTCTATGACATCACCTAATGGCGTATTTAATAGCACCTTATTTACTAACATTAAGGATTCAGCACAAAGTTTTATATCAGATGAAGCAGAAATTTATGAAGACCCGTGCTATGTCCCAGATATGATATCCTTGCTTGGTCCAGTTTCTGAGGAGCTTGATAATTTTCCATTGGATGCACGGTCTAATTTTCTTGATGATAATATGGCTGAGCCTCATGTCTTAAAGAATGCTTCTGCTTCTGTAAACATATCCAAACCTTCTCCAATTGAGTGCCCAATTTCAAGATTTCAAAATTCAGAAGAAAAGCAGAATGCTTTTGGCCCAGTTTCATGTACCTTAAAGTATCAGGAGCCACTAATGGTGAATGTGGATGAGTCACAGGGTATGTGGCAGATGTGGGAAACTCCACAGAGTCAGAATACAATGGGATTATTAGGCGGGCCTTCCAGCTGGCTTTTGGCTATGGGACAACAGAATTtaaaacaagatgatataccaaatcCATTATTAAACAACACATTGTTGTCACAGAGCATGAAGGGGAACCCTGCACTTTTGAGAACTAAGCCTCCACTGCCCGTTCATGATGGCGTGCTGCAGAATGAAATCACATATGGTGCATACAGTGCTGGTATGAATGGGAGTAATCCTTGGATAAAGACATCACCTTTGCAATCATTGCCTTCTGATGGGGTTAACCTGTTTCTTCCACCAAATCTCATAGATAATATGCAACACGTTGATACCACAGAAGTtagtccaaacaagtctggatCTGATTACTCTATTTTATCTTCGGTTGATTGGGTGAG